A window of Schistocerca serialis cubense isolate TAMUIC-IGC-003099 chromosome 1, iqSchSeri2.2, whole genome shotgun sequence genomic DNA:
GACCACTTCcagaaaatttatttgtaaacaatgTAGAACTGCTTCATCTTGATTTATCAAACAATCCTACAATGAAATTATTACCACCAGGTGGATTTGAAGGTGAATTTTCAGCTCTAGAAACTTTGGATCTTTCTCACTGTGGACTAGAAAAATTAGAGGTGTTCAGTCTCAGAAATATGAATCGTCTCACAATTCTGAAATTGGCAGGCAACAATTTGAAGGTCCTACCACATGGTGCAATTGGAAGTAATGTGAAAATACTGGATTTGTCTGACAACCAGCTGTCATTCATAGAAAAATACAATTTCCCTGCTGACTCAAGGAttacaaaactatatttaaaaGGCAATCCTCTCCTTGCTGTCTCACCTTTCGCCTTCTCAAACCTCCATGCTCTCATGGATTTGGACTTAAGTTCCTGTGACCTGACAACATTCCCATCTCTGACGGATACCAGTGTATCAGTTTTCAAAAGCTTGCGCCATCTGTACCTTTCTGGAAATAGGATCACTTCCCTAAACAAAAGTGATCTTGAACATATGCCAGCACTGGAAATCATCGATGTCTCCAAGAACCCTCTAGATTGCCACGTGATGAAAAATCTTGTAAATTACTTGGCTCGAGCTGATATTATGCCACTGCTGTCTGTTGAGCTAACAGATCCATCCGTGCAACTGTTTGATGATGACATCATAACCTTTGGTGGAAATACACGACATGCCTGGGACTTCTTCCTCAAACAACTTTGTGGAGAAGAAGTTGCCACCATAAACTATGAAACAGTTGATGATGTTAAAGACAATTGGTCATTTAGTGATAATGATGAGAAAATTGATAGTTACATCGAAGATACATCAGCAGGAGAAATCCACATCAGTTCTAATCAGATTTCTGATGAACCAAGTACGTGGACCATAGTTGTGGCAACTACGACTTCATTTGCTATCATCTTTATTATAATAATTCTTTTTGCTGTCATTGTTCTGTGTATTCGCCAAGAGaatgctacaaaaaaggctgtcaggAAAGTGAAAGCATACAAAACACCCATTTTACGGCATGGGTACTTGGGTGACTATAAGAAACTCCAGGAACAGCACAGTATTCCATCAACACCAATAATGAAAGACAGAAACATACAGCTACATAATGAACTGGTTGCTAGTAAGGAAGGCAGCACAGGAAAGAGCAAGATAGAACAGATGGTATACATGGGCAAAGGAGATAATGCCGTAATGCCAGAGGCTGTATAATTGCATTGTTAAGGATTCATAACAATTTTGGACAGCTAATATTTTAACAGTTATTTGTGAAGTGTTACGTCATCATTAGGGAGAAAAAACTAGGTTATCAGCCTAGTGCCTATACTTTGGTGCAGTTTTGCCAAATTTGTGGGAGTTGATTTAAGAAAATGTGGGATGATCGTGTGAATAATTGTGTAGTGATTTTGTACAGACTATGTTTAATGTAATTGTATAATATTTAAAGAGCTGTGCTGTGAAAGGCTGTAATAATCAATTATGTGAAACTCTGTGTAGTAATGATTGGTCAGTCACAACTCTTCCCTTCAGATGGAGTACTGTGCATAAAATATACTTTTGCACTGTAAAATGCTCTGAGCAAAGCAGAATGTGAAgctatttttcaatttttagaagaaaGTATGCTAACTTTATGATGAAATAGTTGAATGTGAGACAAAAGACATGAAGTAATTAATGTATAAGAATTGTAATTGCACATGCAGTATGTATTAAAGTTATTTTTGgagaataaatgtttttatttagaTCATTTAGTTT
This region includes:
- the LOC126465188 gene encoding leucine-rich repeat-containing protein 15-like, producing the protein MRQLYLLLLVGLALAADPLSSCPEDCVCTRRAGLSEMVARCTKLDPARQVFAAEVRHLHVSGVPKEHGIVLDHDTFKRMGLQQVTNLRIIDSSFRRVHENAFSNLPGLMHLNLSGSDLILLHPDMFANNTQLEVLSLRYNQLRLMESEKSPFANYFLNIDSLRELDLYGCSLGNLLPTMFTRMPNLDYINLGSNGIKVLHKDILKPIYSLSELDLSENLIGELDPEVFSESELVSLNIRKNPLRSLRNISIPELETLDLSECKFSEITGDMFSGFPDLTKLSLEGNAINRIEVNAFAPLTHLQILYLSHNSLEGPLPENLFVNNVELLHLDLSNNPTMKLLPPGGFEGEFSALETLDLSHCGLEKLEVFSLRNMNRLTILKLAGNNLKVLPHGAIGSNVKILDLSDNQLSFIEKYNFPADSRITKLYLKGNPLLAVSPFAFSNLHALMDLDLSSCDLTTFPSLTDTSVSVFKSLRHLYLSGNRITSLNKSDLEHMPALEIIDVSKNPLDCHVMKNLVNYLARADIMPLLSVELTDPSVQLFDDDIITFGGNTRHAWDFFLKQLCGEEVATINYETVDDVKDNWSFSDNDEKIDSYIEDTSAGEIHISSNQISDEPSTWTIVVATTTSFAIIFIIIILFAVIVLCIRQENATKKAVRKVKAYKTPILRHGYLGDYKKLQEQHSIPSTPIMKDRNIQLHNELVASKEGSTGKSKIEQMVYMGKGDNAVMPEAV